One window of the Candidatus Saccharibacteria bacterium genome contains the following:
- a CDS encoding TlyA family RNA methyltransferase yields MKQRLDVALTRRALVASRSQAESYIRLGKVLVNGRPGLKSGQLVSEADKIEVKTSVQYVSRAALKLESADSTFHVDWRGKTVLDVGSSTGGFTQYALQHGAKKVFAVDVGTEQLHPSLRSDERIELHEKTDIRNFMTKEKIDIVVGDVSFISLREILPHVSKLITHDSVLLAMVKPQFEAGQSSVKHKGVIKNDRMRRDILHDFETWARGYFIILDKKDSEVAGSKGNIERFYLLRKLPSE; encoded by the coding sequence ATGAAGCAGCGGCTTGATGTAGCTTTAACGCGGCGGGCTTTGGTAGCGAGTCGGAGTCAGGCAGAATCATACATACGGCTTGGAAAAGTACTGGTCAATGGACGTCCCGGGTTAAAAAGCGGACAGTTGGTATCTGAGGCCGACAAAATTGAAGTGAAAACGAGCGTACAGTATGTGAGCCGGGCGGCGCTGAAGCTCGAGAGTGCAGACAGTACATTTCACGTTGATTGGCGGGGAAAAACCGTGCTCGATGTGGGGAGTAGCACGGGCGGATTTACGCAATACGCACTACAGCATGGTGCCAAAAAGGTGTTTGCAGTAGATGTCGGTACCGAACAGCTGCACCCGAGCTTGCGTAGCGATGAACGCATAGAATTGCACGAAAAAACTGACATCCGGAATTTTATGACGAAAGAAAAAATCGACATTGTTGTGGGCGATGTTAGTTTTATATCACTCCGGGAAATTCTTCCTCATGTCTCAAAACTCATCACGCATGACTCTGTGCTTTTAGCCATGGTAAAGCCGCAGTTTGAAGCTGGGCAAAGCAGCGTGAAACACAAAGGGGTTATTAAAAACGACCGGATGCGGCGCGATATTTTGCACGATTTTGAAACCTGGGCGCGCGGGTATTTCATAATTCTCGACAAAAAAGACTCCGAAGTCGCTGGCAGTAAGGGAAACATAGAGCGCTTCTACCTCCTTCGCAAGCTTCCAAGCGAGTAA
- the ychF gene encoding redox-regulated ATPase YchF, which produces MLSIAIVGLPNVGKSTLFNALTDSNILAANYPFATIEPNTGIVPVPDERLQKLSELYGNAPIKPATVTFVDIAGLVAGASKGEGLGNQFLSHIRTCNAIVQVVRAFEDPNVAHVDDAHDPAKDIDVINTELVLADLQTVTNRLPRLEKEAKANVKLKTLIEFVELVKATLDSGTPLWANEAIMNHEFCPWLRQELQLLTLKPIIYLFNVDEVKLTDENTASQVKALVMPAPALLVCAKLEHELRSLDEADRRELLESYGAHQSGLVQLIHSAYKTLGLQSYLTAGDKEVRAWTISSGATAPQAAGVIHGDFERGFIAADIVSYPDLIAAGSLQATRAAGKVRTEGKTYVMQPEDVVEFKFNVSK; this is translated from the coding sequence ATGCTAAGTATAGCCATCGTGGGATTGCCAAATGTCGGGAAATCGACGCTGTTTAACGCGCTGACCGACAGCAATATTTTGGCCGCAAACTACCCCTTCGCTACCATAGAACCAAACACGGGCATTGTGCCGGTACCCGATGAGCGTCTTCAGAAACTCAGCGAGCTATATGGAAATGCACCCATCAAGCCCGCTACGGTAACGTTCGTGGACATTGCCGGGCTGGTGGCGGGCGCAAGCAAAGGCGAAGGCCTCGGTAACCAGTTCCTTTCGCACATTCGTACCTGCAATGCCATTGTGCAAGTGGTACGCGCATTTGAGGACCCAAATGTGGCCCATGTCGATGACGCACACGACCCCGCAAAGGACATAGACGTCATAAATACCGAGCTGGTTCTGGCTGACCTCCAAACCGTCACAAACCGCCTGCCACGACTCGAAAAAGAAGCCAAAGCAAACGTAAAACTAAAAACCCTCATCGAGTTTGTAGAACTCGTCAAGGCAACACTCGACAGCGGAACACCGCTTTGGGCAAACGAAGCAATAATGAATCATGAGTTCTGCCCGTGGCTACGCCAAGAGCTACAACTTCTGACGCTAAAGCCCATAATTTATTTGTTCAACGTAGATGAAGTGAAGCTAACAGATGAAAATACAGCATCCCAGGTGAAAGCACTCGTCATGCCCGCCCCTGCTCTTTTGGTCTGTGCCAAGCTAGAACACGAGCTGCGAAGTCTCGATGAAGCCGACCGCCGCGAGCTGCTTGAAAGCTACGGCGCGCACCAATCTGGCCTTGTCCAGCTCATACACTCCGCTTACAAGACACTAGGCCTGCAAAGCTACCTCACGGCAGGCGACAAAGAGGTCCGCGCCTGGACAATCTCGAGCGGCGCAACTGCACCACAGGCTGCCGGCGTCATCCATGGTGACTTTGAGCGCGGCTTCATAGCCGCAGACATAGTGAGCTACCCAGACCTCATAGCCGCAGGGTCATTGCAGGCAACTCGAGCAGCGGGCAAGGTTCGCACCGAGGGCAAAACCTACGTTATGCAGCCAGAGGACGTTGTTGAGTTCAAATTCAACGTGAGCAAATAA
- the efp gene encoding elongation factor P, with product MALSITNLKKGVVFQLDGEPFRVVEYNQKVMGRGGSIVNVRIRSLLDGKVLEKTFKGNEQLESADVTNQTVQYLYSDGSVFHFMNQETFEQFEVNDELMGDGAGYLKEGDMVSLQFFNAVPINVELPKNVPLLVTYTENAVKGDTSSSITKDATLETGITIKVPAFIKQGDLISVDTATGAYRERVKE from the coding sequence ATGGCACTAAGCATAACAAATCTTAAAAAAGGGGTAGTGTTTCAGCTTGACGGCGAGCCGTTCCGCGTTGTGGAGTACAACCAAAAGGTTATGGGGCGGGGTGGAAGTATAGTGAACGTACGTATACGCAGCCTGCTAGACGGTAAGGTGCTGGAAAAGACATTTAAGGGAAACGAGCAGCTCGAAAGTGCAGACGTGACGAACCAAACAGTACAGTACTTGTACAGTGACGGCAGCGTCTTCCACTTCATGAACCAAGAAACGTTTGAGCAGTTTGAGGTGAACGATGAACTCATGGGCGACGGCGCGGGCTACCTAAAAGAAGGTGACATGGTGAGTCTGCAGTTTTTTAATGCAGTACCTATAAACGTAGAGTTACCGAAAAATGTTCCGCTGTTAGTGACCTACACCGAAAACGCTGTAAAGGGTGATACTAGCAGCTCCATAACTAAAGATGCCACGCTGGAAACGGGCATAACCATCAAAGTGCCGGCTTTCATCAAACAAGGCGATCTCATCTCCGTCGATACCGCTACTGGCGCCTACCGCGAGCGCGTAAAAGAATAG
- a CDS encoding GIY-YIG nuclease family protein: protein MHTYYVYILASKPNGTLYIGVTNNLERRLFEHKHELADGFTKKSGVKALVYYEESTSIGAAITREKQLKKWERAWKIRLIEEENLYWKDLSLDWKMDSRLRGNDSETVGVGI from the coding sequence ATGCATACATATTACGTCTATATATTAGCAAGTAAGCCAAACGGAACGCTCTATATTGGTGTGACGAATAATCTTGAGCGTCGTTTGTTCGAGCACAAACATGAACTGGCTGATGGTTTTACGAAAAAATCTGGCGTAAAAGCACTGGTGTATTATGAAGAATCAACGAGTATTGGGGCGGCCATTACCCGGGAAAAACAACTCAAAAAATGGGAACGCGCTTGGAAGATTCGGCTCATTGAAGAGGAAAATCTGTACTGGAAAGATTTGAGTTTAGATTGGAAAATGGATTCCCGCCTGCGCGGGAATGACAGTGAGACTGTGGGAGTCGGTATATGA
- a CDS encoding serine hydrolase — MRQRAEYWLRLVNVFVARHTKQVYWVGGVLAAVIVAQFAYPANRTLPFVRLDDKRVGSQSEKQISQTLIDQYSNVPLTLHVEGPAKDLSRKTTIAPAGLQPDIDRILKELKSYPWWQRLVPFSGLAKGLTKNQPIRVTFDEQRFKEYAKGELAACKVEPKNAGVMVTDGAVVLDVAKDGQECQPDVLRGELKRLSLEPKGVHAYIDAETVKPLRSDKDVEGKLKEAQALTERKISLKLADTDYPVSKATLASWLVIAEDPSDKKKLTVDVDTKPIRDYLSEMQKKIYIAPGITTVRTTDGVETGRTEGAVGRGLNFTTTSEALKKQLLSGDGVVTGELISLAPRVTYQRSYSPTRAGLQALLNDIVKDKGDYAISVRLSDGSTVSANGSKRYHPASTYKMYVAYSFLKRIENSTFKWDDPATAGKNMSQCFDVMIINSDNTCAEWLGDKIGWSNIQNEVRALGLSNTSTIRGAMYSTPDDETLFLHKLQYGNILNTPERDRLLDVMKRQVYRQGIPAGVRVTVADKVGFLDGKLHDAAIVYGSKTYMLTIMSQGSSWAQVADAARQINEQLNRM, encoded by the coding sequence ATGAGACAAAGAGCAGAGTATTGGTTGCGGCTGGTTAATGTGTTCGTTGCTCGTCACACTAAACAGGTGTATTGGGTTGGTGGTGTGTTGGCGGCCGTCATCGTAGCCCAATTTGCGTACCCGGCAAACCGAACGCTGCCATTTGTGCGCCTAGATGACAAACGAGTTGGCTCGCAGTCCGAAAAACAGATTTCACAAACGCTCATAGACCAGTACAGCAATGTCCCGCTGACGCTTCATGTCGAAGGACCCGCTAAAGATTTGTCGCGGAAAACAACCATTGCGCCAGCCGGCTTGCAGCCAGATATTGACCGCATACTGAAAGAGCTCAAGTCCTATCCGTGGTGGCAGCGGCTGGTGCCCTTTAGCGGGCTTGCAAAGGGCTTGACGAAGAACCAGCCTATTCGCGTAACTTTTGACGAACAGCGTTTTAAAGAATACGCCAAGGGCGAGCTTGCGGCCTGCAAGGTAGAACCAAAAAACGCAGGAGTTATGGTTACGGATGGTGCAGTCGTGCTCGACGTTGCCAAAGACGGACAGGAATGTCAGCCAGATGTGTTACGCGGTGAGCTAAAACGTCTTTCGCTGGAGCCAAAGGGCGTTCATGCCTACATAGACGCAGAAACGGTGAAGCCGCTTCGCTCCGACAAGGACGTAGAGGGCAAGTTAAAAGAGGCTCAGGCCCTGACCGAACGTAAAATTTCGCTGAAACTTGCCGATACCGATTATCCGGTTTCCAAAGCAACGCTCGCGTCGTGGCTGGTTATTGCCGAAGACCCAAGCGACAAAAAGAAGCTGACGGTAGACGTCGACACAAAACCTATTCGTGACTACCTGAGCGAAATGCAAAAGAAAATATATATTGCACCTGGTATTACCACGGTGCGCACCACCGACGGTGTAGAAACAGGCCGGACTGAGGGTGCGGTGGGGCGGGGACTTAACTTTACCACAACCTCTGAAGCGCTTAAAAAACAGCTGCTTAGTGGCGACGGTGTGGTGACGGGTGAACTCATCTCGCTTGCTCCGCGGGTAACATACCAGCGTTCGTATTCGCCGACCCGCGCGGGTCTGCAGGCTTTGCTAAACGACATCGTGAAAGACAAGGGTGACTATGCCATATCAGTGCGCCTGAGTGATGGCAGTACGGTCAGCGCCAACGGTAGTAAGCGCTACCATCCGGCGAGTACGTATAAAATGTACGTTGCCTACAGCTTTTTGAAGCGGATTGAAAACAGTACATTTAAGTGGGATGACCCCGCTACGGCCGGCAAAAATATGAGTCAGTGTTTTGACGTCATGATAATCAACTCCGACAACACCTGTGCCGAGTGGCTGGGCGACAAGATTGGCTGGTCGAACATACAAAACGAGGTGCGCGCCTTGGGATTATCAAACACCAGTACAATACGCGGGGCGATGTATTCTACTCCCGACGACGAAACATTGTTCTTGCACAAACTCCAGTACGGCAACATCTTAAATACGCCGGAGCGCGACAGGTTGCTCGATGTTATGAAGCGTCAAGTGTACCGGCAGGGTATACCGGCGGGTGTGCGAGTAACCGTGGCAGATAAAGTTGGGTTCCTCGACGGCAAACTGCACGATGCGGCCATAGTGTATGGCAGTAAAACGTACATGCTCACCATAATGTCACAGGGGAGTTCGTGGGCGCAGGTTGCGGATGCGGCGCGCCAGATTAACGAGCAGCTGAATAGAATGTAG
- a CDS encoding DNA translocase FtsK 4TM domain-containing protein has protein sequence MAKKKKQAKKKAAAPVEREPSPVVGYVLAVVFILAAIFIFLGGFHAGGTLPKGLFGAMSWLFGWGAWLVPISLLYWGYYKFTNDDHRVPRGRVFSMYMFLVLMSAWFFTAFASVKDEPGLATQIVGGNGGEVGGAVGDAVLSALDKVPASLLFFAFGLLTFFFAFGISPKVLLNLGKLFRRGENDEPEGELAALKAKAAQSGFQLNEGVPVVKHSEGSLTKEQVHHSNFRNTAQKLSANESHEALTTASDPDWKLPGVDLLDQRQDKADAGNVEGNARIIKETFANFAIDVEMEGANIGPRVTQYTLRPPTGVKLTKITALENNLALDLAATTIRMEAPIPGKRAVGIEVPNVKGATVRLSSIFQSREWAESEGALTFAIGKDIVGHSVVADLARMPHLLVAGQTGSGKSVMINDILTSLLYRNSPSDLKLILVDPKQVELTPYNDLPHLLTPVIHEPEKCISALKWAVAEMERRLRTMAEVSKRNIEEYNLIKPEEKMPYVVIVIDELSDLMMMAARDVEALIVRVAQKARAAGIHLILATQRPSVNVITGLIKANVPARIAFTTVSQVDSRTIIDQMGAEKLLGRGDMLYQTSEMPAPKRVQAAFVSDGETVKVNDFIREQRAPDYNDEVVSQPVQLGKGGVVVADDHGANADEDMFRDAVRVVIESRKASTSLLQRRLRIGYGRAARLMEEMEEQGIIGAADGSRPRDVLVSSLDQVFGEGGATNDESGAGLDDYGVPTEPTERDEFLAR, from the coding sequence ATGGCGAAAAAGAAAAAGCAAGCAAAAAAGAAGGCAGCAGCTCCGGTTGAGCGAGAACCATCGCCCGTTGTGGGCTATGTGCTAGCGGTAGTTTTTATACTGGCGGCAATTTTTATATTTCTAGGTGGGTTTCACGCTGGTGGTACGCTACCAAAAGGGCTTTTTGGGGCCATGAGCTGGCTTTTTGGCTGGGGGGCGTGGCTGGTGCCGATAAGCCTGCTGTACTGGGGTTACTACAAATTTACGAACGATGACCACCGGGTACCACGCGGCCGCGTTTTTAGTATGTATATGTTTTTGGTACTTATGTCGGCCTGGTTCTTTACGGCGTTTGCGAGCGTTAAAGATGAGCCGGGTCTAGCTACGCAAATCGTGGGTGGTAACGGCGGTGAAGTGGGTGGTGCTGTGGGCGATGCTGTTCTCTCTGCTCTAGACAAGGTTCCGGCGAGCCTGCTATTTTTTGCGTTTGGTCTGCTTACATTCTTTTTTGCTTTTGGCATATCGCCCAAAGTACTACTAAACCTAGGTAAGCTATTCCGTCGTGGCGAAAATGACGAGCCCGAAGGAGAACTGGCCGCACTGAAGGCCAAAGCGGCGCAGAGTGGTTTTCAGCTGAACGAAGGTGTGCCGGTTGTGAAGCATAGCGAAGGTTCGTTGACGAAGGAACAGGTTCACCATTCCAACTTCCGCAATACTGCACAAAAATTGAGCGCAAACGAAAGTCACGAAGCTCTTACTACGGCGAGTGATCCCGACTGGAAGCTGCCGGGGGTTGACCTACTCGACCAACGTCAAGACAAGGCCGATGCCGGGAATGTGGAGGGCAACGCCCGGATTATCAAAGAAACATTTGCTAACTTTGCCATAGACGTGGAAATGGAGGGTGCAAACATCGGTCCGCGCGTCACACAATACACGCTGCGGCCACCCACTGGCGTCAAACTGACGAAAATTACCGCGCTCGAAAACAACCTTGCACTTGACCTAGCGGCCACAACTATCCGCATGGAAGCGCCCATACCCGGTAAACGGGCGGTGGGTATAGAGGTGCCGAATGTAAAGGGCGCAACGGTGCGACTAAGTTCTATTTTCCAATCACGCGAGTGGGCGGAGTCGGAAGGTGCGCTCACATTTGCTATAGGGAAAGACATAGTGGGCCACAGCGTGGTTGCCGACCTAGCGCGTATGCCGCACCTACTTGTAGCTGGTCAGACAGGCTCTGGTAAATCTGTCATGATAAACGACATCTTGACGAGCCTGCTATACCGCAACAGCCCAAGCGACCTCAAACTCATTCTGGTTGACCCCAAGCAGGTTGAACTAACGCCGTACAATGACCTCCCGCACCTCCTGACGCCCGTTATACACGAGCCGGAAAAGTGCATATCGGCGCTCAAATGGGCGGTGGCAGAAATGGAACGTCGCCTGCGCACTATGGCAGAGGTGAGCAAGCGCAATATAGAGGAGTACAACCTCATTAAGCCAGAAGAAAAAATGCCCTACGTTGTCATCGTTATAGATGAGCTAAGTGACCTTATGATGATGGCGGCTCGCGATGTCGAGGCACTCATTGTGCGCGTGGCGCAGAAAGCACGGGCGGCTGGCATACACCTTATACTTGCAACGCAGCGTCCGAGTGTGAATGTTATAACAGGGCTCATCAAAGCGAACGTTCCCGCTCGCATAGCATTTACGACCGTCAGCCAGGTAGACAGCCGAACTATCATAGACCAAATGGGAGCAGAGAAGCTGCTCGGCCGGGGTGATATGCTGTACCAGACATCTGAAATGCCCGCACCAAAACGTGTTCAGGCGGCATTTGTGAGCGATGGCGAGACGGTCAAAGTGAACGATTTCATCCGCGAACAACGTGCGCCAGACTACAACGACGAAGTCGTAAGTCAGCCGGTGCAGCTTGGTAAGGGCGGGGTAGTTGTAGCTGACGACCATGGTGCAAATGCCGATGAAGATATGTTCCGTGACGCAGTACGCGTTGTTATAGAAAGCCGTAAGGCTTCGACGTCGCTACTGCAACGCCGTCTCAGAATTGGTTATGGTCGAGCAGCACGGCTTATGGAGGAAATGGAAGAACAGGGCATCATAGGCGCGGCAGATGGCTCACGCCCGCGCGATGTACTGGTGAGCTCGCTTGACCAAGTTTTTGGCGAAGGGGGCGCTACGAATGACGAAAGCGGAGCAGGCCTTGATGATTACGGCGTACCTACCGAGCCTACTGAGCGAGACGAATTTCTTGCTCGCTAA
- a CDS encoding Crp/Fnr family transcriptional regulator, whose translation MLADDTQLAALVDLFHTGTKQEYSKGEFLVRPGGAPAGVFYIETGLVKAYDITKYGEENLLIIRQSGELLGLTWALAGREREIIYTALAPTVVWLISRDTFLEHLHSRPEAAVPVVGILADMFRLHGERIMTLEYRTVRERLASFLLGMAERFGVKTPDGVKIDVPLRHQDIASSISATRETTSRTLSELERKNILVSEQSRITLCDTSALQDFLE comes from the coding sequence ATGCTAGCCGATGATACCCAGCTGGCGGCGTTGGTTGATTTGTTTCATACCGGCACCAAACAAGAATACTCAAAAGGCGAGTTTCTTGTTCGACCAGGCGGCGCACCGGCTGGGGTATTTTATATTGAGACAGGTTTAGTAAAAGCATACGATATCACCAAGTACGGGGAAGAAAACCTGCTTATAATTCGGCAGTCGGGGGAGCTTCTTGGTTTAACGTGGGCTTTAGCTGGAAGAGAAAGAGAAATTATCTACACAGCCCTAGCCCCAACAGTAGTATGGTTAATAAGTCGTGACACGTTTCTAGAGCATCTTCACTCCCGCCCAGAAGCCGCCGTCCCAGTAGTTGGGATACTTGCTGATATGTTCCGCTTGCACGGCGAGCGCATTATGACACTTGAGTATCGTACGGTTCGTGAACGCCTTGCTTCGTTTTTACTGGGCATGGCAGAGCGATTTGGGGTCAAAACTCCCGATGGCGTCAAAATAGATGTGCCTCTGCGCCACCAAGATATCGCCAGCTCCATAAGTGCCACACGGGAAACCACCAGTCGGACTCTCTCGGAGCTGGAAAGAAAAAACATCCTTGTCAGCGAACAGTCTCGGATTACCCTCTGCGACACATCCGCGCTACAGGACTTCCTCGAGTAG
- a CDS encoding 30S ribosomal protein S18: MAKIFKHRTDVAYFDYKDFKTLQRYVDQYGKIESRKKTGLTESEQRHLAVAIKRARHIALLPFVATA, encoded by the coding sequence ATGGCAAAGATTTTTAAACATCGAACAGACGTCGCCTACTTTGACTACAAAGATTTCAAGACGCTTCAGCGGTATGTTGACCAGTACGGCAAAATTGAAAGCCGCAAAAAAACTGGCCTAACCGAGTCTGAGCAGCGCCACCTGGCCGTCGCTATTAAGCGGGCTCGACATATTGCACTGCTTCCATTCGTAGCTACAGCCTAG
- the rpsF gene encoding 30S ribosomal protein S6, translating into MNQYEIAILFDPGLEVDLEQATKKVEKLFTDNGGKVTNVDNWGKKKLAYQIKKHDSAVYVFYTLDIPGDNVRKIESVLNITDEVIRFLIVRPDLKKLAKAEAEKARKAEQAAKRGESDDKEEEEEE; encoded by the coding sequence GTGAATCAATACGAAATCGCCATTCTCTTCGACCCAGGTCTAGAAGTAGACCTTGAGCAGGCAACCAAAAAAGTTGAAAAACTATTTACCGACAATGGCGGCAAGGTAACCAATGTCGATAATTGGGGCAAGAAAAAACTAGCTTATCAAATAAAGAAGCACGACAGTGCCGTCTATGTTTTTTATACACTTGATATCCCGGGTGATAATGTTCGCAAAATTGAGTCTGTCTTAAACATTACCGACGAAGTTATTCGCTTTCTCATTGTGCGCCCAGACCTAAAGAAACTCGCAAAAGCAGAAGCCGAAAAGGCTCGCAAAGCAGAGCAGGCCGCAAAGCGCGGTGAAAGCGACGATAAAGAAGAGGAAGAAGAGGAGTAG
- a CDS encoding PH domain-containing protein, protein MVSMKQITKQLRQIGCDYAVWGRSEIRELTNILMDDEQIQQAVNGYYDGGFALLCVTNYRVLIVDKKPLALTVEDLRYDMIAEVDYSSRVFTSVFHIYTPMRTLIFTSWSISKLRTSMNYIQQRVMELRNNDYLMSQFMQQKQSTPTTFASGKRWQRQTVPQMVPTTATAEKPTADFETYRPPARPLMNPYTKVPLLSRRRRYPSFYL, encoded by the coding sequence ATGGTTAGTATGAAGCAAATCACCAAACAGCTAAGACAAATTGGGTGTGACTATGCCGTGTGGGGAAGAAGCGAAATTCGCGAGCTGACTAACATTCTCATGGACGACGAACAGATTCAACAAGCGGTCAATGGCTACTATGATGGTGGTTTTGCGCTGCTGTGTGTTACGAACTACCGCGTCTTGATTGTGGACAAAAAACCACTCGCACTCACCGTTGAAGACCTGCGCTACGACATGATAGCCGAAGTTGACTATAGTTCGCGCGTCTTTACCTCTGTGTTCCACATATACACCCCCATGCGAACGCTCATATTTACGAGCTGGAGCATCAGCAAACTTCGAACGAGCATGAATTATATTCAGCAGCGGGTAATGGAACTGCGAAACAACGACTACCTCATGAGTCAGTTCATGCAGCAAAAACAGTCTACACCGACCACGTTTGCTTCGGGTAAGCGTTGGCAGCGTCAAACGGTACCGCAGATGGTGCCGACAACGGCAACCGCAGAGAAACCTACAGCGGATTTTGAAACATACCGGCCTCCTGCTCGACCGCTGATGAACCCATACACCAAAGTGCCACTCCTGTCTCGACGTCGCAGATACCCAAGCTTCTACCTCTAG
- a CDS encoding transposase family protein, whose protein sequence is MKKNLTRHQVIAYRKRVLTEADAKGAAIAARMFGIHRDTIYAWRIELFPQKPGPKGRVSWQTNEDIEDLVLQIRLGLSYGPKRIVDEMSDSGISIGEKAVRGIIERADLVKHQKHPKKKPTRPFYAPYPGYRVQIDTKAAPVRPDEDKRRSRRQQFTAIDIVSKIRYLAVKDGLSNSNSIAFVREALAFYESIGITVECVQTDNHSTFTNLSTGGNKKRDHELRRIHPFTQYLLDRGIEHKLSRPGTPQHNGFVERSHRTDEEEFYHVTKTTELDVVAFNEAMKLWQNEYNRVRRHSSCNNLPPMEHYEAVWKGTVTHV, encoded by the coding sequence ATGAAGAAGAACCTAACCCGACATCAAGTTATTGCCTATCGTAAACGAGTGTTAACTGAAGCCGATGCGAAAGGCGCGGCAATCGCTGCCCGAATGTTTGGGATCCATCGGGATACTATCTATGCTTGGCGGATCGAACTGTTCCCGCAGAAGCCTGGACCAAAAGGCAGGGTATCCTGGCAGACGAATGAAGACATTGAGGATTTGGTGCTACAAATCAGGCTGGGACTATCCTATGGCCCGAAGCGAATCGTCGATGAGATGAGTGACTCTGGAATATCCATTGGCGAGAAAGCTGTCCGCGGCATTATTGAACGAGCCGACCTCGTAAAGCACCAGAAACATCCAAAGAAAAAGCCAACGAGACCGTTCTACGCGCCCTATCCAGGCTACCGAGTGCAGATTGACACTAAGGCTGCACCGGTTCGTCCGGACGAAGATAAACGACGGAGTCGGAGACAGCAGTTTACAGCGATAGACATTGTCAGCAAGATCCGGTACCTGGCGGTCAAGGATGGCTTGTCGAATAGCAACTCAATCGCCTTTGTGCGTGAAGCCCTGGCGTTCTACGAATCGATTGGTATTACGGTGGAATGTGTCCAGACAGATAACCACTCCACGTTCACCAATTTGTCTACTGGCGGTAACAAAAAGCGTGACCATGAGCTCAGACGTATCCACCCGTTCACGCAGTACCTGCTCGACCGGGGCATCGAGCACAAGCTATCCCGACCGGGTACACCCCAACATAATGGTTTTGTCGAGCGGAGCCATCGGACAGACGAAGAAGAGTTTTACCACGTCACCAAAACGACCGAGCTTGATGTCGTCGCGTTCAACGAAGCAATGAAACTATGGCAGAACGAATACAATCGCGTGAGACGGCATAGCAGCTGCAATAACCTGCCGCCAATGGAGCACTATGAAGCGGTATGGAAAGGAACAGTAACTCATGTCTAA
- a CDS encoding NUDIX domain-containing protein encodes MTQAPAAEFVHVFVGREGFGLFLQHRDNKPGIYEPGQLGTWGGSIELGETAVDAAIREAYEELNLRLLPRNLLHLGSLVFDSMDTIGVPLRKHIEAYLTVVPSRLNIPVREGQGGITVFFGERLPAAPRLTRIVATEMLEYFPGSFPNVKDFLDEAAA; translated from the coding sequence ATGACACAGGCACCAGCAGCGGAATTCGTGCATGTTTTCGTTGGGCGTGAGGGTTTTGGGTTATTCCTACAGCATAGAGACAACAAACCTGGCATATATGAACCAGGGCAACTTGGAACTTGGGGAGGGAGTATTGAGCTTGGTGAAACGGCCGTTGATGCTGCAATTCGAGAGGCTTATGAAGAGCTAAATTTGCGGCTACTACCGCGCAACCTCCTACACCTCGGCAGTCTCGTATTTGATAGTATGGACACGATAGGTGTACCTCTGCGGAAACACATTGAAGCATACTTAACTGTAGTGCCATCCCGACTGAATATCCCCGTACGCGAGGGACAGGGTGGTATTACAGTATTTTTTGGCGAGAGATTGCCAGCCGCACCCAGACTCACTCGTATAGTTGCTACAGAAATGTTGGAATACTTCCCAGGCTCTTTTCCAAATGTGAAGGATTTTCTCGATGAAGCAGCGGCTTGA
- a CDS encoding single-stranded DNA-binding protein, with product MARSFNQVILMGNLTRDPELRQTPNGQNVCSFSLALNRAYKGADGQWQEATDYVDVVAWGPLGERVSQYLNKGSQCLVNGRLQSRSWEQDGQKRSKVEVNAQDVTFLGGRGGDGGGNGGGYQGGGLDGGSSRPSPKKKDDVVIEDVGDEPINLDDIPF from the coding sequence ATGGCTCGATCATTCAACCAAGTAATCTTAATGGGGAATCTCACCAGGGATCCCGAACTGCGACAGACGCCAAATGGCCAAAACGTATGTAGCTTTTCGTTGGCGCTCAACCGCGCTTACAAAGGGGCAGATGGTCAGTGGCAGGAAGCAACTGACTACGTGGACGTTGTCGCTTGGGGGCCGCTGGGGGAGCGTGTGTCTCAGTATTTGAACAAAGGCAGCCAGTGCTTAGTAAACGGACGTTTGCAGTCACGAAGCTGGGAGCAAGACGGCCAGAAGCGCAGCAAGGTTGAGGTGAACGCGCAGGATGTGACGTTCCTAGGTGGTCGTGGAGGTGATGGCGGTGGCAACGGCGGAGGATATCAGGGAGGTGGTTTAGACGGTGGCTCATCTCGCCCAAGTCCAAAGAAAAAAGACGATGTGGTTATAGAAGACGTGGGCGACGAACCAATTAACCTCGACGACATACCGTTTTAA